A single Tachypleus tridentatus isolate NWPU-2018 chromosome 9, ASM421037v1, whole genome shotgun sequence DNA region contains:
- the LOC143224651 gene encoding apicoplast pyruvate carrier 1-like isoform X1, with translation MSSAGFGLAPLILNPIQTEFINPLNLPPDKYGYFTDSDLLDQVVITFPLLGGIYLVLQLVACIFLVNPPIKKNPDINVEENEQKLKIIVIQEDGSEKMKDDLSQEDGRKELENKENKDAGEDNFSVMLMFKTREFYILTFTMALSFQSILFMIAMTKAYGQTYIKDDFFLSVVTALTGVTNSVSQPIWGLLLDKTSYKDCMASVNALLTAFMLTFYATPYGYKIMFTVWVLAIEFVMSAVFVLIPAACAKVYGAKHSGTSVGFVFIFPSMSCVLGALAIQYIQDSFGWFGSFGFISSLTFMAFIATLFFPEREKVKKVQGELREPKQ, from the exons ATGTCATCTGCAGGATTTGGACTTGCCCCATTAATTCTGAACCCAATCCAAACCGAGTTCATTAATCCTCTGAATTTGCCTCCAGATAAATATGG gtaCTTTACAGATTCAGATCTGTTAGACCAAGTTGTCATCACGTTCCCTCTATTAGGAGGGATTTACTTGGTATTGCAGCTGGTTGCCTGCATTTTCCTGGTTAACCCTCCCATTAAGAAAAATCCTGACATTAAT GTTGAGGAAAATGAGCAGAAGTTGAAGATTATTGTAATACAGGAAGATGGAAGTGAGAAGATGAAGGATGATTTAAGTCAAGAAGATGGAAGAAAAGAACTTGAAAACAAGGAAAACAAAGATGCAGGAGAGGACAATTTTTCagttatgttaatgtttaaaacaagAGAGTTTTATATTCTCACGTTTACCATGGCTTTATCTTTCCAGAGTATCCTGTTTATGATAGCTATGACCAAG GCATATGGACAAACCTATATTAAGGATGATTTCTTTTTGTCAGTTGTGACAGCCTTAACTGGTGTTACTAATAGTGTGAGCCAACCTATATGGGGATTACTACTGGACAAAACCTCTTACAAG GATTGTATGGCCAGTGTAAATGCTCTTCTAACTGCATTTATGTTAACCTTCTACGCTACACCATATGGCTACAAGATAATGTTTACAGTTTGGGTTTTAGCAATCGAGTTTGTTATGTCAGCAGTCTTTGTATTGATTCCTGCAGCATGTGCCAAGGTGTATGGGGCAAAGCATTCTGGGACCTCAGtgggttttgttttcatttttcca tcaaTGTCTTGTGTTTTGGGAGCTTTAGCAATTCAGTATATTCAAGACAGTTTTGGGTGGTTTGGATCTTTTGGCTTTATTTCGAGTCTTACTTTCATGG cTTTTATAGCGACCCTGTTCTTCCCAGAAAGAGAGAAAGTGAAAAAAGTACAAGGAGAGCTGAGAGAGCCAAAACAGTGA
- the LOC143224651 gene encoding apicoplast pyruvate carrier 1-like isoform X2, with translation MSSAGFGLAPLILNPIQTEFINPLNLPPDKYGYFTDSDLLDQVVITFPLLGGIYLVLQLVACIFLVNPPIKKNPDINVEENEQKLKIIVIQEDGSEKMKDDLSQEDGRKELENKENKDAGEDNFSVMLMFKTREFYILTFTMALSFQSILFMIAMTKAYGQTYIKDDFFLSVVTALTGVTNSVSQPIWGLLLDKTSYKDCMASVNALLTAFMLTFYATPYGYKIMFTVWVLAIEFVMSAVFVLIPAACAKVYGAKHSGTSVGFVFIFPLL, from the exons ATGTCATCTGCAGGATTTGGACTTGCCCCATTAATTCTGAACCCAATCCAAACCGAGTTCATTAATCCTCTGAATTTGCCTCCAGATAAATATGG gtaCTTTACAGATTCAGATCTGTTAGACCAAGTTGTCATCACGTTCCCTCTATTAGGAGGGATTTACTTGGTATTGCAGCTGGTTGCCTGCATTTTCCTGGTTAACCCTCCCATTAAGAAAAATCCTGACATTAAT GTTGAGGAAAATGAGCAGAAGTTGAAGATTATTGTAATACAGGAAGATGGAAGTGAGAAGATGAAGGATGATTTAAGTCAAGAAGATGGAAGAAAAGAACTTGAAAACAAGGAAAACAAAGATGCAGGAGAGGACAATTTTTCagttatgttaatgtttaaaacaagAGAGTTTTATATTCTCACGTTTACCATGGCTTTATCTTTCCAGAGTATCCTGTTTATGATAGCTATGACCAAG GCATATGGACAAACCTATATTAAGGATGATTTCTTTTTGTCAGTTGTGACAGCCTTAACTGGTGTTACTAATAGTGTGAGCCAACCTATATGGGGATTACTACTGGACAAAACCTCTTACAAG GATTGTATGGCCAGTGTAAATGCTCTTCTAACTGCATTTATGTTAACCTTCTACGCTACACCATATGGCTACAAGATAATGTTTACAGTTTGGGTTTTAGCAATCGAGTTTGTTATGTCAGCAGTCTTTGTATTGATTCCTGCAGCATGTGCCAAGGTGTATGGGGCAAAGCATTCTGGGACCTCAGtgggttttgttttcatttttcca cTTTTATAG